Proteins from a genomic interval of Symmachiella macrocystis:
- a CDS encoding peptide-binding protein translates to MSRLSRFSQGWLFAFAICSMCLVGCWGGDEDSASTTGDTTATETEAEPEILLHPFDAPPLEELDAKVKWVERPVLDTLELLRLRQANEEVLATTEEALALKNKSKEDNAKILSALGRLPESDSDVDWDGSIYRRASGDVKTTNPLLVSSTIEFNVVGLTSFGLFGFDWDFNPLASSDTVKSWHSSEDGMYDKVVMRDDLVWSDGVPITAHDVVFSFQTIMNPKVPVPAQRSGTDQIRWIEAYDDQTLVYFHKEPLATNTWNLNFSVIPKHIYEKSLHEDYTLQDSKHHVKYENAPVTGGPYVISDRKPKQEIVLTRREEYYMYKGKQVRPKPYFKEIRFRILEESNTALLALKNGEIEEMELLPELWMTQTDGDDFYKHNTKVTGVEWVSFHFNWNTKTPFFSDKRVRKAMSYAFDHEELLNTLLYGLNTPCLGPFHPDSKMYPKEKLTPYKQDFDKAEDLLEEAGWVDNDGDGIRDKMIGGKLQKFEFTILCATAQERIDMCTLLKENLDQLGIICHVRPLEFPVLMEKMFKHDYQAAFAGWGTGADPDTSSNIWTTNAIKNGRNYGSYANKEIDKLFEEGKREFDPEKRAAIYAKIHKILWEDQPYTWLYYRNSFYGFNKKLRGYSFSPRGPYNYGPGFSSIYKPAMH, encoded by the coding sequence ATGAGTAGGCTTTCACGATTTTCCCAGGGGTGGCTGTTTGCGTTTGCGATTTGCTCGATGTGCTTAGTCGGCTGTTGGGGTGGCGATGAGGACTCCGCTTCGACCACCGGTGACACGACAGCAACTGAGACCGAAGCCGAACCGGAAATCCTGCTTCATCCGTTCGATGCCCCGCCGCTGGAAGAACTCGACGCCAAGGTCAAATGGGTCGAACGCCCGGTGCTGGACACGCTGGAGTTATTGCGACTGCGGCAGGCCAATGAAGAAGTCTTGGCGACGACCGAAGAAGCACTGGCGTTGAAGAACAAATCCAAAGAAGACAACGCCAAAATCTTGAGCGCCCTGGGACGTCTGCCGGAATCGGACTCCGATGTCGATTGGGACGGGTCTATTTATCGCCGCGCCAGCGGGGACGTCAAAACAACAAATCCCTTGCTGGTCAGTTCTACGATTGAGTTCAACGTCGTCGGCCTCACAAGCTTTGGCTTGTTCGGTTTCGATTGGGATTTCAATCCATTGGCCTCGTCCGACACCGTCAAGTCGTGGCATTCCAGCGAGGATGGAATGTACGACAAAGTCGTGATGCGCGACGACCTCGTTTGGTCCGATGGCGTGCCGATCACCGCTCATGATGTCGTGTTTTCGTTCCAAACCATCATGAACCCCAAAGTGCCCGTCCCCGCTCAGCGGTCGGGAACGGATCAAATTCGTTGGATCGAAGCATATGACGATCAGACGCTGGTCTATTTTCACAAAGAGCCGTTGGCAACCAACACATGGAATTTGAACTTCAGCGTGATCCCCAAGCATATCTATGAAAAGTCGTTGCATGAGGATTACACGCTGCAAGATAGCAAACATCATGTGAAATATGAAAACGCACCGGTGACCGGTGGACCGTACGTGATTTCCGATCGGAAGCCGAAACAGGAAATCGTCCTGACCCGCCGCGAAGAATACTATATGTACAAAGGCAAGCAGGTTCGCCCCAAGCCGTACTTCAAAGAAATTCGTTTCCGGATTTTGGAGGAATCGAACACAGCACTGTTAGCGCTCAAAAACGGCGAAATTGAAGAGATGGAACTGCTGCCCGAGTTGTGGATGACGCAAACCGACGGCGATGATTTTTATAAGCACAATACAAAAGTCACCGGCGTGGAATGGGTCAGCTTTCACTTCAACTGGAATACGAAGACGCCTTTCTTTAGCGATAAACGTGTGCGGAAGGCGATGTCTTATGCGTTCGACCACGAAGAATTGCTCAACACGCTGCTCTATGGCTTGAATACTCCCTGCCTGGGACCGTTTCACCCCGATTCCAAGATGTATCCCAAGGAAAAACTTACGCCGTACAAACAAGACTTCGACAAGGCCGAAGACTTGTTGGAGGAGGCCGGTTGGGTCGACAACGATGGTGATGGGATCCGCGACAAGATGATTGGCGGCAAGCTGCAGAAGTTTGAGTTCACGATCTTGTGTGCGACTGCACAAGAACGGATCGATATGTGCACACTGCTCAAGGAGAACTTGGATCAGTTGGGGATCATTTGCCACGTCCGGCCGTTGGAGTTTCCCGTGTTGATGGAAAAAATGTTCAAGCACGATTACCAAGCTGCGTTTGCCGGCTGGGGAACCGGCGCCGATCCGGATACGAGCAGCAACATTTGGACGACAAACGCCATCAAAAACGGCCGGAACTACGGCAGTTATGCCAACAAGGAAATCGACAAGCTTTTCGAAGAGGGCAAACGGGAATTCGACCCTGAAAAACGTGCGGCGATCTACGCCAAGATCCACAAGATCTTGTGGGAGGACCAGCCCTACACTTGGTTGTACTACCGCAATTCGTTCTACGGGTTCAACAAGAAATTGCGGGGCTATAGTTTCAGCCCGCGTGGCCCGTATAACTACGGGCCGGGTTTCAGCAGCATCTATAAACCAGCCATGCATTGA
- a CDS encoding YifB family Mg chelatase-like AAA ATPase, whose product MLAKLFTYSLLGINAEPIEVEVDISPGAMPKTILVGLAEAAVRESTHRIERALVNSGYNRPIDRIVINLSPADLPKDAASFDLPIALGMLTASGQLQSERFEEYAAVGELALDGVIRPVKGVLSMAIAARAQGKRGLLVPVENAQEAAVVGEIEAIPVGSLAEAVGFYSDRLDVQPTQFSWARALSELAKYEIDYQDVKGQELAKRAVTVAAAGSHHLLMLGSPGTGKTLLASRLPTILPQLSPEESLETTQIYSAVGRLNAGESLMMTRPFRAPHHTISEAGLVGGGSTPSPGEISLAHNGILFLDELPEFNRRTLEVLRQPLEDGNVTISRAMGSITFPASLMMVAALNPCPCGYRGDPRRQCKCNPLQIERYLGKISGPLLDRVDIHLEVPSVPFRELSDMAPGTGTGEMRQQVEAAREIQGARFHEHRIKTNGKMAPRQIRKFCRLDSDAETLLKTAMEEMGLSARAHDKILRVSRTIADLDRSDKITALHLSEAINYRTLDRNYWA is encoded by the coding sequence ATGCTCGCTAAACTCTTTACCTACTCGCTGTTGGGAATCAATGCCGAGCCGATTGAGGTGGAGGTTGATATCTCCCCCGGCGCGATGCCCAAGACCATTCTTGTTGGATTGGCCGAGGCAGCGGTGCGGGAGAGTACGCATCGCATCGAACGTGCGCTGGTCAATAGTGGCTATAACCGGCCGATCGATCGCATCGTGATCAACCTTTCGCCAGCCGATCTTCCCAAGGACGCTGCCTCGTTCGATTTGCCGATCGCCTTGGGCATGCTGACCGCCAGCGGGCAGTTGCAGTCGGAGCGGTTCGAAGAATATGCCGCAGTCGGAGAGTTAGCGCTCGACGGGGTGATTCGCCCGGTCAAAGGGGTGCTGTCGATGGCCATCGCCGCTCGCGCGCAGGGCAAGCGGGGCTTGCTTGTGCCCGTGGAGAACGCCCAAGAAGCGGCCGTCGTTGGCGAGATTGAAGCAATCCCCGTCGGCTCGTTGGCCGAGGCAGTGGGATTCTATTCCGATCGCTTGGATGTCCAGCCCACACAATTTAGCTGGGCACGCGCGCTGAGCGAATTGGCCAAATATGAAATCGACTACCAGGATGTCAAAGGCCAAGAGCTTGCCAAACGCGCCGTCACCGTTGCTGCGGCCGGTTCCCATCATCTGCTAATGCTTGGTTCACCGGGGACGGGAAAAACGTTATTGGCTTCCCGTCTGCCTACCATTTTGCCGCAACTTAGCCCCGAAGAGAGTTTGGAGACCACGCAAATTTATAGCGCGGTCGGCCGTTTGAATGCGGGGGAATCGTTGATGATGACGCGACCCTTTCGCGCGCCGCACCATACGATTAGCGAAGCAGGTTTGGTTGGCGGTGGCAGTACCCCGTCTCCGGGCGAGATTTCGCTGGCACACAACGGCATTTTGTTTTTGGACGAACTGCCCGAGTTCAATCGCCGGACCTTGGAAGTCCTACGGCAACCGCTGGAAGACGGCAACGTCACGATCTCACGTGCGATGGGCAGCATTACCTTTCCGGCGAGTTTGATGATGGTGGCGGCGCTCAATCCCTGTCCGTGCGGATATCGCGGCGACCCGCGGCGGCAATGCAAATGCAATCCCCTGCAAATCGAACGCTACTTGGGCAAGATCAGCGGCCCGCTGTTAGATCGCGTGGACATTCACCTCGAAGTCCCTTCGGTACCGTTTCGCGAACTTTCGGACATGGCGCCGGGCACCGGCACCGGCGAGATGCGACAGCAGGTCGAAGCGGCTCGAGAAATCCAAGGAGCCCGTTTTCATGAGCACCGTATCAAGACCAACGGCAAGATGGCCCCGCGACAAATCCGCAAATTCTGCCGTCTCGATTCCGATGCGGAGACGCTACTGAAAACGGCCATGGAAGAAATGGGCCTCTCGGCTCGCGCCCACGACAAAATCCTCCGCGTTAGCCGCACGATCGCCGACCTGGACCGCAGCGATAAAATCACCGCACTGCATTTGAGCGAAGCGATTAACTATCGCACGCTGGACCGGAATTATTGGGCGTGA
- a CDS encoding carboxylesterase family protein, translating into MTCFTALATPLRVIVLAGLCGACLSPLAADEVTLKDGTRLEGRSTPLFGLGTGPRGGKNRGPTTVYNVTMVDTGLARYFVPRTQVAHLVPDQLGGQNQVFKLPQHGRSGAVAIQQIGRFLKVTPFDEWGRRQITINAGGKERVVIQAITEISPDYLKLEGMNHRWDSGMATSSLPRKTLAALLDKATKPDDPDHRMAIVRFYLQAQMYRDAKQELVAIEKDFPEFADDVKDVRLQLTQMQAKQLLDELNLRRAAGQHQLVYQSSLKFPSEDVSRSILRDVTEMTADYENKKQQRELFVTKLHELPATLSNKDHADAVNELAEPLIAAFNISTMDRLESFFLYAKDGGLPADEQLALAISGMVVGSSHADTDLDRALRLWKARELVREYLAVLPAEAYRRQEIVVALDELEGIDAASIARILPLLPSAVKTPGAVVGAPFEVALPAEEEEPAVNYTVILPPEYHAGQNYPMIVALHEQGKTTQQEAEWWAGTDERAGQAQRHGYIVIAPEYAAPGAFAHTYSSDSHHGVIESIYDACRRFQVDSDRVFLSGHGMGGDAAFDIGLSHPDMFAGVIPICGVIRNNCQFYWSNAEHLPLYVIGGELDREVPKENSGVLMRMMMQGYDLIYVEYIGRGREGFYEEIHKLFTWMALQTRPRTLRDYEMKTMRETDGRFYWFEAQGLPDTIGVTDWSNRRRRGKRAMPLKVHISPGNTISISSGAERNTVWLSPDVVDFDSRLRVNMKNRMRFNDFPEPDIETMLEDYRRRGDRQQIFWTRLDF; encoded by the coding sequence ATGACGTGTTTCACTGCGCTCGCAACCCCGCTGCGAGTGATTGTGCTCGCCGGATTGTGCGGCGCATGCCTCTCGCCGTTGGCCGCCGATGAAGTCACGCTCAAAGACGGAACCCGACTTGAAGGCCGCTCGACGCCGCTATTCGGACTCGGCACGGGCCCCAGAGGAGGCAAAAACCGGGGGCCAACGACGGTCTATAACGTCACGATGGTCGACACCGGTCTGGCTCGCTATTTTGTCCCGCGGACACAAGTCGCTCATTTGGTGCCGGATCAATTGGGCGGACAGAATCAAGTCTTTAAACTCCCGCAGCATGGCCGCAGCGGCGCAGTCGCCATTCAACAGATCGGACGGTTCCTCAAGGTGACCCCTTTCGACGAATGGGGGCGGCGGCAGATCACGATCAACGCCGGCGGAAAAGAGCGTGTTGTGATTCAGGCGATCACCGAAATCAGCCCTGATTACCTGAAACTTGAAGGCATGAATCATCGATGGGATTCAGGGATGGCCACGAGTTCCCTGCCCCGAAAAACGTTGGCGGCCCTCCTCGACAAAGCGACCAAGCCGGACGACCCCGATCACCGCATGGCCATCGTGCGTTTCTATTTGCAGGCCCAAATGTACCGCGACGCCAAGCAGGAATTGGTCGCAATTGAAAAGGATTTTCCCGAATTCGCCGACGACGTGAAGGATGTGCGTTTGCAATTAACGCAAATGCAAGCCAAGCAATTGCTCGACGAACTCAACTTGCGACGAGCCGCGGGGCAGCATCAACTCGTTTACCAGAGCTCGCTCAAATTTCCCTCCGAGGATGTGAGCCGTTCGATCCTCCGCGACGTGACCGAAATGACGGCGGACTATGAAAATAAAAAGCAGCAGCGCGAACTGTTTGTTACCAAGCTTCACGAACTTCCCGCTACCTTGAGCAATAAAGACCACGCGGATGCTGTGAACGAACTCGCCGAGCCGCTGATTGCCGCTTTCAATATTTCTACGATGGACCGGTTGGAGTCCTTTTTTCTGTACGCCAAAGATGGCGGCCTGCCCGCCGATGAACAATTGGCGCTGGCGATCTCCGGTATGGTCGTAGGTAGCAGTCACGCCGATACCGACTTGGACCGCGCGCTGCGATTGTGGAAAGCACGGGAGTTGGTCAGGGAGTACCTGGCCGTACTTCCCGCTGAGGCTTATCGGCGACAGGAGATCGTGGTTGCGTTGGATGAGCTGGAAGGGATCGATGCGGCCAGTATTGCGCGGATCCTGCCGTTGCTCCCCTCAGCCGTGAAGACTCCAGGGGCTGTCGTGGGAGCACCGTTTGAAGTCGCCCTTCCCGCTGAAGAGGAGGAACCGGCTGTTAACTACACCGTGATACTGCCGCCTGAATACCACGCCGGCCAAAACTATCCCATGATTGTCGCTCTCCACGAACAGGGAAAGACCACGCAACAAGAAGCCGAGTGGTGGGCTGGTACAGACGAACGAGCGGGACAGGCCCAGCGTCACGGGTACATCGTCATCGCCCCCGAATATGCGGCGCCGGGCGCGTTTGCCCACACCTACTCCTCCGACAGTCATCACGGCGTGATCGAATCGATCTACGATGCTTGCCGCCGGTTTCAAGTCGACTCCGACCGGGTTTTTCTATCCGGCCACGGCATGGGGGGAGACGCCGCGTTCGATATCGGATTGTCTCATCCCGACATGTTTGCCGGGGTGATTCCCATTTGCGGCGTGATTCGCAACAACTGTCAGTTCTATTGGAGCAACGCCGAGCATCTGCCGTTGTACGTCATCGGCGGCGAATTGGACCGCGAAGTCCCCAAAGAAAATTCCGGCGTACTCATGCGGATGATGATGCAAGGCTATGACCTGATCTACGTCGAATACATCGGACGTGGTCGCGAAGGTTTTTATGAGGAGATCCACAAGCTGTTCACGTGGATGGCCTTGCAAACTCGTCCGCGCACGCTGCGGGATTACGAAATGAAGACGATGCGGGAAACCGACGGCCGCTTTTATTGGTTCGAAGCACAGGGCCTTCCCGATACCATCGGCGTGACCGATTGGTCGAACCGCCGCCGCCGCGGTAAGCGCGCCATGCCGCTGAAGGTTCACATTTCACCCGGCAACACGATCAGTATTTCATCCGGAGCGGAACGTAATACCGTGTGGCTGTCGCCCGATGTCGTCGATTTTGACAGCCGCCTCCGCGTGAATATGAAAAACCGCATGCGATTTAACGACTTCCCCGAACCGGATATAGAAACGATGCTCGAAGACTACCGCCGCCGCGGCGACCGGCAACAGATCTTCTGGACACGGCTGGATTTTTAG
- a CDS encoding ABC transporter permease codes for MPPEIKVSKSVGFWREAWSRFRRRGTSMAAFSFVCFMAFVALFAPAIAGTKPIVCKYKGHIYFPAMGYFKNTWENPVFQKDRFRKRYPVNLKEKDPLSWAIWPLVYQDPFRRIREGEMPGQPANPSRDEGTPNRYNIFGTDTRGVDIFAQMVHGTTIALLVGFVSMGIASTIGITVGALAGYLGGWTDMIVSRLIEVVMCVPTLVLILALIAIIDRPTIWHVMAVIGCTGWTGIARLTRAEFLKLKQTEFVSAARAMGYKPLRIVFRHILPNAMAPVLVPISFGIASAILIEAGLSFLGFGTPPPNPSWGTMLQTGRNNLDMWWMTFYPGMAIFLAVLAYNLIGEGLQHATDPRLRSN; via the coding sequence ATGCCACCCGAAATCAAGGTTTCCAAATCGGTTGGATTTTGGAGAGAGGCCTGGTCCCGTTTCCGTCGCCGGGGAACGTCGATGGCGGCGTTTTCTTTCGTCTGCTTCATGGCCTTCGTTGCACTGTTTGCCCCGGCAATCGCCGGGACCAAACCGATTGTCTGCAAATACAAGGGACACATTTATTTCCCAGCAATGGGGTACTTCAAAAATACTTGGGAGAACCCGGTCTTTCAAAAGGATCGCTTTCGCAAACGGTATCCCGTCAACCTGAAAGAAAAAGATCCTCTCAGTTGGGCCATTTGGCCGTTGGTCTATCAAGATCCGTTTCGTCGGATCCGTGAAGGGGAAATGCCCGGGCAGCCGGCTAATCCGTCGCGCGATGAAGGGACGCCGAATCGATACAACATCTTCGGCACCGACACCCGCGGAGTGGATATTTTCGCTCAGATGGTGCATGGCACGACGATCGCACTGTTGGTGGGATTCGTTTCGATGGGGATTGCTTCCACCATTGGAATCACTGTCGGCGCGTTGGCTGGCTATCTGGGAGGCTGGACCGACATGATCGTCAGTCGGCTCATTGAGGTCGTGATGTGCGTGCCAACCCTGGTGTTGATTCTGGCGCTGATTGCCATCATTGATCGACCGACGATTTGGCATGTCATGGCCGTGATTGGCTGCACCGGTTGGACGGGCATTGCGCGATTGACGCGTGCGGAGTTTTTGAAACTCAAACAAACCGAATTTGTCTCCGCGGCGCGGGCCATGGGTTACAAGCCGCTACGAATTGTCTTCCGGCACATTCTGCCCAATGCCATGGCGCCGGTGCTGGTACCTATTTCGTTCGGGATTGCCTCAGCGATTCTCATCGAAGCGGGGCTGAGCTTTTTAGGGTTCGGCACTCCGCCCCCCAATCCCAGTTGGGGCACGATGTTGCAAACCGGGCGGAACAATCTCGATATGTGGTGGATGACGTTCTATCCCGGTATGGCTATTTTCTTGGCCGTGTTGGCCTATAACCTCATCGGCGAAGGTTTGCAACACGCCACCGACCCACGACTGCGGTCGAATTGA
- a CDS encoding ABC transporter permease, producing MVSYIIRRLLLGALTLVLITFIIFALIRNMPGDPLTMDLSMVDPSKVISPLEYERMKKSYGLDKPWPQAYVQWVGNLVQGDLGRSLSWKKPVTTVIGEHVAPTLILSISSLLLAYMLSIPMGLVGAVRIGKMDERVMSISLYMLYSFPAFVAALFLQIYLSVKLGWLPLYGMTTTETYDTLDTFGKVKDIMMHAAMPIICYTYGSLAYYSRFINANMQEVIRQDYIRTAKAKGVGPSSIVLHHAFRNTLIPLVTMIGMTLPGLLGGAVILERIFQWPGMGQLYFLSLTSRDYPLIMGLTLMFAILTLAGQLLADILYAVVDPRIRLN from the coding sequence ATGGTAAGCTACATCATCCGACGGTTGCTGCTGGGTGCCCTCACGTTGGTGCTGATCACGTTCATTATTTTTGCGTTGATCCGCAACATGCCGGGCGATCCATTGACGATGGACCTGTCCATGGTCGATCCCAGCAAAGTCATCAGCCCGCTCGAGTATGAGCGGATGAAAAAGTCCTACGGTCTCGACAAACCCTGGCCGCAAGCCTATGTGCAATGGGTGGGCAATTTGGTGCAGGGAGATCTAGGGCGGTCGCTGTCGTGGAAAAAACCGGTGACGACGGTGATCGGGGAGCATGTGGCGCCGACGCTGATCCTCTCCATCAGTTCGCTGCTGCTGGCCTATATGTTGTCCATCCCCATGGGGCTGGTCGGAGCGGTTCGTATCGGCAAGATGGACGAACGGGTGATGAGCATATCGCTCTATATGCTGTACTCGTTTCCAGCATTTGTGGCGGCCCTGTTTTTGCAGATTTATCTCTCTGTCAAACTGGGCTGGCTACCGCTGTATGGCATGACGACCACGGAGACGTATGACACGCTGGACACGTTCGGCAAAGTCAAAGACATCATGATGCATGCGGCGATGCCAATCATTTGTTACACCTACGGTTCGCTCGCCTATTATTCGCGATTTATCAACGCCAACATGCAAGAGGTCATTCGACAAGATTACATCCGCACCGCCAAAGCCAAAGGGGTCGGCCCGTCGTCGATTGTTTTGCATCATGCCTTTCGCAACACATTGATTCCGCTGGTCACGATGATTGGCATGACATTGCCGGGACTGCTGGGCGGAGCGGTGATCCTCGAACGAATTTTTCAATGGCCTGGCATGGGGCAGTTGTATTTCCTGTCGCTGACGTCGCGGGACTATCCCCTGATCATGGGATTGACTTTGATGTTCGCGATTCTCACATTGGCGGGGCAATTATTGGCTGACATCTTGTACGCGGTTGTCGATCCGCGAATTCGATTGAACTAA
- a CDS encoding serine/threonine protein kinase — MRNFHRFRRAPGDRASGSGRSDADAAAHDAAAHQTAERTLDDTKNGQDKAKTPRKINKPKSKQPAPAMADNPTPKKKKSTQIGDFKLLKRLGKGGMGEVFLAHQVSLDRKVAFKTLSKQLASKKSFIERFYREARSMAKLDHPHVVRGYAVGEADGIHYVAMEFIDGRSLHDWMKKFARIEVGDAVHVALRCAEALEHAHELNIIHRDIKPDNVLVTKSGIVKVADLGLAKALDDDMSMTQSGTGLGTPYYMPPEQARNAKYVDGRSDIYALGCMLYYCVTGAHPFEGDSTLEIITAKERGIFKSARRVNPAVPERLDLIIDKALAKDPSHRYQTCSDLINDLDSLQMDVETLSFAEEAVVSPSTSRSVRHTPRARRSSAQSSQPGSTSPPSAGKPAPRERRRPVKPSSSSSMRPVTSGSQKSTSGGWWYVQYRDSQGKKIVSKLRTAQVQQQLKAGNISTRAKGKTSADAAYAPLASFPEFLEIVEQKLITKRAAQKQEQFNHLYDRIDREERWYRRWRGLRRFRDSLLGGAGLIVYLAIIAAVIAALWIAFPYALAYLRETFPNLFI, encoded by the coding sequence ATGCGAAATTTTCATCGTTTCCGCCGAGCACCGGGAGACCGCGCATCAGGCTCCGGGCGATCGGATGCGGATGCTGCGGCACATGATGCCGCCGCTCACCAGACCGCTGAACGCACATTGGACGATACAAAAAACGGTCAAGACAAAGCAAAAACACCGCGTAAGATCAACAAACCTAAATCCAAGCAACCGGCCCCAGCAATGGCGGACAATCCTACGCCCAAGAAAAAGAAGTCCACCCAAATCGGCGACTTCAAGCTCCTGAAGCGGTTGGGCAAAGGTGGAATGGGCGAAGTGTTTTTAGCCCACCAAGTCAGCCTGGACCGAAAAGTTGCTTTCAAAACACTTTCTAAGCAATTGGCTTCCAAGAAATCTTTCATCGAAAGGTTCTATAGAGAAGCTCGCAGCATGGCCAAGTTGGACCACCCGCACGTTGTGCGAGGTTATGCTGTTGGCGAGGCGGATGGCATTCATTATGTCGCGATGGAATTTATCGATGGGCGGAGCCTGCATGACTGGATGAAAAAATTCGCGCGCATCGAGGTAGGCGATGCGGTACACGTCGCCCTCCGGTGCGCCGAAGCATTGGAACACGCGCACGAACTGAACATCATTCACCGCGATATCAAACCGGACAACGTGCTGGTCACGAAATCGGGGATCGTCAAAGTGGCCGATCTGGGGTTAGCCAAGGCGCTTGACGATGATATGTCGATGACGCAAAGCGGCACGGGGTTGGGCACCCCCTATTACATGCCGCCCGAACAGGCGCGCAACGCCAAATATGTCGACGGCCGTAGCGACATCTATGCCCTCGGTTGCATGCTTTATTATTGTGTCACCGGTGCGCATCCTTTCGAGGGCGACTCGACGCTGGAAATCATTACAGCCAAAGAACGCGGCATTTTCAAATCGGCGCGGCGGGTGAATCCGGCTGTTCCGGAGCGGTTGGATTTGATCATCGACAAGGCGTTGGCCAAAGATCCTAGTCACCGTTATCAAACCTGTTCCGATCTGATCAACGACCTCGACAGCCTGCAAATGGATGTGGAGACTCTCAGCTTTGCCGAAGAGGCCGTTGTCTCGCCCTCCACGTCCCGGTCCGTACGGCATACCCCGCGTGCGCGGCGATCGTCGGCCCAGTCCTCACAGCCCGGTTCGACATCCCCACCAAGTGCGGGTAAGCCGGCGCCGCGAGAACGACGTCGCCCTGTCAAACCGAGTAGTTCGTCGTCCATGCGTCCCGTGACTTCCGGTAGTCAAAAGTCCACATCGGGGGGATGGTGGTACGTGCAGTACCGCGATTCGCAAGGCAAAAAAATTGTTTCCAAACTCCGCACAGCACAGGTGCAACAACAACTCAAAGCGGGAAATATCAGCACCCGCGCCAAAGGCAAAACCTCAGCGGACGCCGCCTACGCTCCCTTAGCATCGTTTCCGGAATTCTTGGAAATTGTCGAGCAAAAACTCATCACAAAACGAGCCGCGCAAAAACAAGAACAATTCAACCATTTGTATGATCGTATTGACCGAGAGGAACGCTGGTACCGTCGTTGGCGGGGACTCAGGCGCTTCCGCGATTCCTTGCTCGGTGGAGCTGGGTTGATTGTGTATTTGGCGATCATTGCTGCAGTGATCGCCGCATTGTGGATTGCCTTTCCCTACGCATTAGCCTACCTCCGTGAAACATTCCCCAATTTATTTATATAG
- a CDS encoding AI-2E family transporter, whose protein sequence is MPAISPLTDEQKRIVTSSLMVLAAVAIAGVLIFTRSVMVPFVISIFIVSIVSPVVDYQVIHLKFPRSIAVTVALLLVLAFVSIFSLFVFGAVQRVGTAASNYSSTVEGLGKEFGNNIAEMFGIEERRVTQIINGLAADVAKSIPNMAQRTAGTAVDVLSSGFFVLIFVIFLLAGRNPHVIRKGIYAEIDQKIRAYISTKVALSAATGIVVWGILEYYELKFAGIFGLLAFMLNFIPSIGSVIATLLPIPVAFVQFRATDAPHTLEWAPLLGVIIWPGVVQMLVGNVIEPKLMGRGLELHPVTVVLMLAFWGLLWGAIGAILAVPMTAVLRIVLMRFDAGKPIGRLLAGELPGSTLSENA, encoded by the coding sequence ATGCCGGCCATCAGCCCGCTCACTGACGAACAAAAACGCATCGTCACCTCCAGCCTGATGGTCCTGGCAGCGGTCGCCATTGCCGGTGTGTTGATTTTTACGCGGTCGGTGATGGTCCCCTTTGTGATTTCGATCTTTATCGTTTCGATCGTTTCGCCAGTTGTGGACTACCAAGTGATTCACCTCAAATTTCCACGCTCAATCGCCGTCACGGTCGCGCTGTTGCTCGTGCTGGCATTCGTGTCGATCTTTAGCTTGTTTGTCTTCGGTGCTGTCCAGCGTGTCGGCACCGCTGCCTCGAACTACAGCAGCACAGTCGAAGGTCTAGGCAAGGAATTTGGGAACAATATTGCCGAGATGTTTGGTATCGAAGAAAGGCGAGTGACGCAAATCATCAACGGGTTGGCCGCCGATGTGGCGAAAAGTATTCCGAACATGGCCCAACGCACTGCTGGAACCGCCGTCGACGTTCTGTCGTCAGGATTTTTTGTGTTGATCTTTGTGATCTTTCTCTTAGCGGGCCGCAATCCACACGTCATTCGTAAAGGCATTTATGCCGAAATTGACCAAAAGATCCGCGCGTACATTTCCACCAAGGTGGCCCTGTCGGCTGCGACCGGAATTGTGGTCTGGGGCATTCTCGAATACTACGAACTGAAATTCGCTGGCATCTTCGGTTTATTGGCCTTCATGCTGAATTTCATCCCCTCAATCGGCTCAGTGATCGCCACGCTGCTGCCGATACCGGTGGCCTTCGTTCAATTCCGGGCCACCGATGCCCCACACACACTAGAATGGGCGCCCCTGCTGGGCGTCATCATCTGGCCCGGTGTGGTGCAAATGCTGGTGGGCAACGTTATCGAACCCAAGTTGATGGGCCGGGGCTTGGAACTGCATCCGGTAACCGTCGTGCTCATGCTGGCCTTCTGGGGCCTGCTCTGGGGGGCGATTGGTGCGATCTTGGCGGTGCCGATGACCGCCGTGCTGCGGATCGTGCTCATGCGGTTCGATGCGGGCAAACCGATCGGCCGACTCTTGGCGGGCGAGTTACCCGGTTCGACGCTGAGCGAGAATGCCTAA